In one Thermaerobacter sp. PB12/4term genomic region, the following are encoded:
- the hemB gene encoding porphobilinogen synthase has translation MAFPVHRPRRLRATPVVRSLVRETDLTADRLIYPMFVVPGRDVVEPVLSMPGVEHRSVDRAVERAREVYGLGIRAVLLFGLPRQKDDRGSEAADPDGAVQQAVAALKEALPDLLVITDVCLCAYTSHGHCGILTPDGRIDNDATLEQLARVALSHARAGADWVAPSDMMDGRVGAVRRVLDEHGFQDTAILSYAVKYASAFYGPFREAAHSAPAFGDRRTHQMDPANVREALREVALDLEEGADLVMVKPALAYLDVIRAVRQQFPVPVVAYNVSGEYSLIKAAAAQGWVDERAVVLETLTAMRRAGADAIITYHAPEVARWLA, from the coding sequence ATGGCGTTCCCCGTACACCGGCCGCGCCGGCTGCGCGCCACCCCCGTGGTCCGCAGCCTGGTGCGCGAGACGGACCTCACCGCCGACCGGCTGATCTACCCCATGTTTGTGGTTCCCGGCAGGGACGTGGTGGAACCCGTGCTTTCCATGCCGGGGGTGGAGCACCGTTCCGTGGACCGGGCGGTGGAGCGGGCCCGGGAGGTCTATGGGCTGGGGATCCGGGCGGTGCTGCTGTTCGGACTCCCCCGGCAGAAGGATGACCGCGGCAGCGAGGCCGCCGACCCGGACGGCGCCGTCCAGCAGGCCGTTGCCGCCCTCAAGGAGGCCTTGCCGGACCTGCTGGTCATCACCGATGTGTGCCTCTGCGCGTACACCAGCCACGGCCACTGCGGCATCCTGACCCCCGACGGCCGCATCGACAACGACGCCACCCTGGAGCAGCTGGCGCGGGTCGCCCTGTCCCACGCCCGGGCGGGTGCCGACTGGGTCGCCCCGTCGGACATGATGGACGGTCGCGTGGGTGCCGTGCGCAGGGTGCTGGACGAGCACGGCTTCCAGGACACGGCCATCCTTTCGTACGCCGTCAAGTATGCGTCCGCCTTCTACGGGCCTTTCCGCGAGGCGGCCCACTCGGCACCGGCCTTCGGCGACCGGCGGACCCACCAGATGGACCCGGCCAACGTCCGGGAGGCCCTGCGGGAGGTGGCTCTGGACCTGGAGGAGGGGGCCGACCTGGTGATGGTGAAGCCCGCTCTGGCCTACCTGGACGTGATCCGCGCCGTGCGCCAGCAGTTCCCGGTCCCGGTGGTGGCGTACAATGTCAGTGGCGAGTACAGCCTGATCAAGGCGGCGGCGGCCCAGGGCTGGGTCGACGAGCGGGCCGTGGTGCTGGAGACCCTGACGGCCATGCGCCGGGCGGGAGCGGATGCCATCATCACGTATCATGCGCCCGAGGTGGCCCGCTGGCTGGCTTAG
- a CDS encoding uroporphyrinogen-III synthase, protein MAVTATGDEGHRRKDPAGPAGSQEPAGAWVPPEAAWPRAQVPAPDQGPAQGREAVLPSSMVGGGDDGAPDLWAPPGWIYIVDGGPGDPGLVTVRASRILQAAEVVVADPGLEAVVEAWRSPTAALWVVPAAAAAASGSVPLPSRLQAAGRLPPQHLPQRLARWARAGLRVVRLVRGGLPGGEMEALVAAGVGLIPVPWPGRLPAPGGGPAPGEAPAPGGPGGLAAAGAQAARGAAGSEAADAVAGAGSGEVPSGTGAPAAVAGWVAPPLAGWRVAVTRAPEQAAGLAELLRQLGATVVEVPLIGVEPAAGERELDRELESACGSWWVLTSRNGAAALARRLDALGRDARALAGARVAVVGEATRRFVREALGLRPDLMPAEFTGARLWDELARRITPGQRVVWPRGDRAGLAAARPVEAAGGDLRAPVVYRTVLRHDQAAVLIELLANRQVDVVTLASPSAAEALAEAAGPGGPGRFFRGDGQGDGAGRPRVVCIGPRTAQRAAALGLPVDGVPLRYTAAGLVAALLEMKTAGGKA, encoded by the coding sequence GTGGCGGTGACGGCGACGGGGGATGAGGGGCACCGCAGGAAGGATCCGGCCGGCCCCGCCGGGTCCCAGGAGCCGGCCGGGGCCTGGGTGCCCCCGGAGGCGGCCTGGCCGCGGGCGCAGGTCCCTGCACCGGACCAGGGCCCGGCGCAGGGAAGGGAGGCCGTCCTGCCCTCCTCCATGGTAGGGGGTGGGGACGACGGCGCCCCCGACCTGTGGGCGCCCCCGGGCTGGATCTACATCGTGGATGGGGGACCGGGCGATCCCGGGCTGGTGACGGTGCGGGCCAGCCGGATCCTGCAGGCGGCGGAGGTGGTGGTGGCCGATCCCGGCCTGGAGGCGGTGGTCGAGGCGTGGCGGTCCCCCACGGCCGCCCTGTGGGTGGTGCCAGCGGCAGCGGCCGCCGCTTCCGGCTCCGTGCCCCTTCCTTCACGCCTGCAGGCGGCGGGCCGGCTGCCGCCCCAGCACCTTCCCCAGCGCCTGGCCCGGTGGGCACGGGCCGGGCTGCGGGTCGTCCGGCTGGTGCGGGGCGGTCTACCGGGCGGGGAGATGGAAGCTCTGGTTGCCGCGGGAGTGGGGCTCATTCCCGTGCCCTGGCCCGGTCGACTGCCCGCGCCCGGCGGCGGCCCTGCCCCCGGGGAGGCCCCGGCACCGGGTGGCCCGGGTGGGCTGGCGGCCGCCGGGGCTCAGGCGGCGCGCGGGGCCGCCGGGTCCGAGGCGGCGGACGCGGTCGCCGGTGCCGGCAGCGGGGAGGTGCCTTCCGGCACCGGGGCGCCGGCCGCGGTGGCCGGCTGGGTGGCCCCGCCCCTGGCCGGATGGCGGGTGGCGGTCACCCGGGCTCCCGAACAGGCCGCGGGCCTGGCCGAGCTCTTGCGGCAGCTGGGGGCCACGGTGGTGGAAGTCCCCCTGATCGGCGTGGAGCCCGCCGCCGGCGAGAGGGAGCTGGACCGGGAGCTGGAGTCTGCCTGCGGCAGCTGGTGGGTCCTGACCAGCCGCAACGGCGCCGCCGCCCTGGCCCGCCGGCTGGACGCCCTGGGCCGGGATGCGCGCGCCCTGGCAGGCGCCCGGGTGGCGGTGGTGGGGGAGGCAACCCGCCGCTTCGTGCGGGAGGCTTTGGGGCTCCGGCCGGATCTGATGCCGGCGGAGTTCACCGGCGCCCGGTTGTGGGACGAACTGGCCCGCCGCATCACCCCGGGACAGCGGGTGGTCTGGCCCCGGGGCGACCGGGCCGGCCTGGCTGCCGCCCGGCCGGTGGAGGCGGCCGGCGGGGACCTGCGGGCTCCGGTGGTCTACCGGACGGTGCTGCGGCATGATCAGGCGGCGGTGCTGATCGAGCTGCTGGCGAACCGGCAGGTGGACGTGGTGACCCTGGCCAGCCCCTCCGCCGCCGAGGCGCTGGCCGAGGCAGCGGGCCCCGGGGGGCCGGGCCGGTTCTTCCGCGGTGATGGGCAGGGGGATGGGGCGGGCCGGCCCCGGGTGGTGTGCATCGGCCCCCGCACGGCCCAACGGGCGGCCGCCCTGGGGCTGCCGGTGGACGGCGTGCCGCTCCGCTACACGGCGGCAGGACTCGTGGCAGCTCTCCTCGAAATGAAAACGGCTGGCGGAAAGGCTTAA
- a CDS encoding methylmalonyl-CoA mutase, with protein MAKEPAAGAPAEAAAPGRERRPRFETLSGIEVKRCYGPEDVPDAAAAQRLGVPGQWPYTRGIHDTMYRGRLWTMRQFAGFGTAEQTNRRFKYLLREGQTGLSVAFDFPTLLGYDSDHPMSEGEVGKLGVAVDTLADMEILFDGIPLDQVSTSMTINGPAAMIFAMYLAAAEKQGVPFDRLRGTIQNDILKEYIAQNTYIFPPRPSMRIITDIFAFCADHVPQWNTVSISGYHIREAGSTAVQELAFTLANGFEYVRAGIEAGLDVDRFAPRLSFFFNVHNDFFEEIAKLRAARRIWAVEMRERFGAKDPRSWKMRFHCQTAGCTLTAQQPEINIVRVTLQALAAVLGGAQSLHTNSFDEALALPTEKAVRIALRTQQIIAEESGVTSTVDPLGGSYFVEWLTDEMERRARDYFRRIDELGGVIPAIEAGFFQKEIADASYRYQQQVESGEITVVGVNKYVLEDEEQPEILRVPDEVQQRQIQRLRDIRRTRDNRRVSQALRDLKAAARSGENLMPRLLECARAYATLGEMCDTLREVFGEYRDRAIF; from the coding sequence ATGGCGAAGGAACCGGCAGCGGGCGCCCCGGCGGAGGCCGCGGCCCCGGGGCGGGAGCGGCGGCCGCGTTTTGAGACTCTGTCGGGAATCGAGGTCAAGCGCTGTTACGGGCCCGAAGACGTGCCCGACGCGGCGGCCGCCCAGCGGCTGGGCGTGCCGGGCCAGTGGCCGTACACCCGCGGCATCCACGACACCATGTACCGGGGCCGGCTGTGGACCATGCGCCAGTTTGCCGGCTTCGGCACTGCCGAGCAGACCAACCGGCGGTTCAAGTACCTGCTCAGGGAAGGCCAGACGGGGCTGAGCGTGGCCTTCGACTTCCCCACCCTGCTGGGCTATGATTCCGACCACCCCATGTCCGAGGGCGAGGTCGGCAAGCTGGGGGTGGCCGTGGACACCCTGGCGGACATGGAGATCCTGTTCGACGGCATCCCCCTGGACCAGGTGTCCACGTCGATGACCATCAACGGGCCGGCGGCGATGATCTTCGCCATGTACCTGGCGGCGGCCGAGAAGCAGGGGGTGCCCTTCGACCGGCTGCGGGGGACCATCCAGAACGACATCCTCAAGGAATACATCGCCCAGAACACCTACATCTTCCCGCCGCGCCCCTCCATGCGCATCATCACCGACATCTTCGCCTTCTGCGCCGACCACGTTCCCCAGTGGAACACGGTCAGCATCTCGGGCTACCACATCCGCGAGGCCGGGTCGACGGCGGTGCAGGAGCTGGCCTTCACCCTGGCCAACGGCTTCGAGTACGTGCGGGCGGGCATCGAGGCGGGGCTGGACGTGGACCGCTTCGCGCCCCGGCTCTCCTTCTTCTTCAACGTGCACAACGACTTCTTCGAGGAGATCGCCAAGCTGCGGGCGGCGCGGCGCATCTGGGCCGTCGAGATGCGGGAGCGCTTCGGGGCCAAGGACCCCCGCTCCTGGAAGATGCGGTTCCACTGCCAGACGGCGGGGTGCACGTTGACAGCCCAGCAGCCCGAGATCAACATCGTCCGGGTCACCCTGCAGGCGCTGGCCGCGGTGCTGGGGGGCGCCCAGTCGCTCCACACCAACTCCTTCGACGAGGCCCTGGCCCTACCGACGGAGAAGGCGGTGCGCATCGCCCTGCGGACCCAGCAGATCATCGCCGAGGAGAGCGGCGTGACCAGCACCGTCGATCCCCTGGGCGGCTCGTACTTCGTGGAGTGGCTGACCGACGAGATGGAGCGGCGGGCCCGGGACTACTTCCGCCGCATCGACGAGCTGGGCGGCGTGATCCCCGCCATCGAGGCCGGGTTCTTCCAGAAGGAGATCGCGGACGCTTCCTACCGCTACCAGCAGCAGGTGGAGTCCGGGGAGATCACCGTGGTGGGGGTCAACAAGTACGTCCTGGAAGATGAAGAGCAGCCCGAGATCTTGCGGGTGCCCGACGAGGTCCAGCAGCGGCAGATCCAGCGGCTGCGGGACATCCGCCGCACCCGGGACAACCGGCGGGTCAGCCAGGCCCTGCGCGATCTCAAGGCGGCGGCGCGGAGCGGCGAGAACCTGATGCCGCGCCTGCTGGAGTGCGCCCGGGCCTACGCCACCCTGGGCGAGATGTGCGACACCTTGCGAGAGGTCTTCGGCGAGTATCGCGACCGGGCGATCTTTTGA
- the hemC gene encoding hydroxymethylbilane synthase has product MTAAVLRIGTRASALARIQAQWVARQLETHHPGLQVELVPVTTLGDRNRSRPLYALSSPGAFVKELEEALLEGRIDLAVHSAKDVPTRLPEGLELAAFPQREDPADALVLPRAATGRLSVMGHGGEEPPDSEARDLLAALPPGARVGTSSLRRQAWLRARRPDLAVEPARGNLDTRLRRLDEGHWDALLLAAAGLRRLGFAGRISALVPPLELLPAPGQGALAVEIRAGDEAVRRRVQVLDRPEVSRAVRAERAFLAELGGTCRVPLGAWARVEGGRLVIDGMVAGPAGSPWLTGRGEGSLSDPEGTGRRLAEQLLAKGAAGVLAQAGVMVEAASRPAAGAGGPGGPASREGGAGGGDGDGG; this is encoded by the coding sequence TTGACAGCAGCGGTCCTGCGCATCGGCACCCGCGCCAGCGCCCTGGCACGCATCCAGGCACAGTGGGTGGCCCGGCAACTTGAAACCCACCATCCCGGCCTCCAGGTCGAGCTGGTGCCCGTGACGACGCTGGGAGACCGCAACCGGTCGCGGCCCCTGTACGCCCTCAGCAGCCCCGGCGCTTTCGTCAAGGAACTGGAGGAGGCGCTGCTGGAGGGGCGCATCGACCTGGCCGTGCACAGCGCCAAGGACGTCCCCACCCGACTGCCCGAGGGCCTGGAGCTGGCGGCCTTTCCCCAGCGGGAAGACCCGGCCGACGCCCTGGTCCTCCCCCGGGCGGCGACCGGCCGGCTCTCGGTGATGGGCCACGGCGGAGAGGAGCCGCCGGACAGCGAGGCCCGTGACCTGCTGGCGGCCCTGCCGCCGGGCGCTCGCGTGGGCACCAGCAGCCTGCGCCGCCAAGCCTGGCTGCGGGCCCGCCGCCCGGACCTGGCGGTCGAGCCGGCCCGCGGCAACCTGGACACCCGCCTGCGCCGTCTCGACGAAGGCCACTGGGATGCCCTGCTGCTGGCCGCCGCCGGTCTCCGCCGCCTGGGGTTCGCCGGGCGCATCTCCGCGCTGGTGCCGCCCCTGGAACTGCTGCCGGCCCCCGGCCAGGGGGCCCTGGCCGTGGAGATCCGGGCCGGGGATGAGGCGGTGCGCCGCCGGGTGCAGGTGCTCGACCGGCCCGAGGTCAGCCGGGCGGTGCGGGCGGAACGGGCCTTCCTGGCCGAACTGGGGGGCACGTGCCGAGTGCCCCTGGGGGCCTGGGCGCGGGTGGAGGGCGGCCGGCTCGTCATCGACGGCATGGTAGCCGGCCCCGCGGGAAGCCCTTGGCTCACCGGTCGTGGCGAAGGGTCCCTGTCCGATCCGGAGGGCACGGGGCGCCGCCTGGCGGAACAGCTGCTGGCCAAGGGAGCTGCCGGCGTCCTGGCCCAGGCGGGGGTCATGGTGGAGGCCGCGTCGCGGCCGGCGGCCGGAGCGGGCGGCCCCGGGGGGCCGGCCTCCCGGGAAGGGGGAGCGGGTGGCGGTGACGGCGACGGGGGATGA
- a CDS encoding inner membrane protein YpjD — protein MQGWLAWGYVGITLGYVAAAAWHAWALAGFARDGPARWLVWVTWCAHTALLGGALATGHIPFVSPQGSVFFLSWAWILNGILLEALLPLRPLGAFMLPPVVVLLVLMAAGAPPAPGGALAAGLPAGTAAGAGVLGPAPAPGQVPAAPAPGTAESPLLGAGPWVWLHATIALLSYGAFGLASALAAMYLLQERQLRVKAFSRLYRHLPALEEMDRACWWLVGSGFALLTLALASGTLQAGRLWEGPWARDGKVLASAGVWLFYAACLALRAWAGWRGRRLAYLSLLGFAVILVNYLVVGPHWSARHVF, from the coding sequence GTGCAGGGCTGGCTCGCGTGGGGGTACGTGGGCATCACCTTGGGCTACGTGGCGGCCGCGGCCTGGCACGCCTGGGCCCTGGCGGGTTTTGCCCGGGACGGCCCGGCCCGGTGGCTTGTCTGGGTGACGTGGTGCGCCCACACTGCGTTGCTGGGCGGGGCGCTGGCTACCGGGCACATCCCCTTCGTCAGTCCCCAGGGATCGGTGTTCTTCCTGAGCTGGGCATGGATCCTCAACGGCATCTTGCTGGAGGCGCTGCTGCCCTTGCGACCCCTGGGAGCCTTCATGCTGCCCCCCGTGGTGGTGTTGCTGGTGCTGATGGCGGCGGGCGCCCCGCCGGCCCCCGGCGGCGCCCTCGCCGCCGGCCTGCCGGCCGGTACCGCAGCCGGCGCCGGGGTGCTGGGACCTGCGCCTGCCCCGGGGCAGGTGCCGGCGGCACCTGCCCCGGGCACCGCCGAGTCCCCGCTGCTTGGCGCCGGTCCATGGGTCTGGCTCCACGCCACCATCGCCCTTCTGAGCTACGGAGCCTTCGGCCTGGCCTCGGCCCTGGCCGCCATGTACCTGCTCCAGGAGCGGCAGCTGCGGGTCAAGGCCTTTAGTCGGCTCTACCGCCACCTGCCCGCCCTGGAGGAGATGGACCGGGCCTGCTGGTGGCTGGTGGGCAGCGGCTTCGCCCTGCTCACCCTGGCCCTGGCCAGTGGCACCCTGCAGGCCGGCCGCCTCTGGGAGGGGCCCTGGGCCCGTGACGGGAAGGTCCTTGCCAGCGCCGGCGTCTGGCTGTTCTACGCTGCCTGCCTGGCCCTGCGGGCATGGGCCGGCTGGCGGGGCCGCCGGCTGGCTTACCTGTCCCTGCTGGGCTTTGCCGTCATCCTGGTGAACTACCTGGTGGTGGGGCCGCACTGGTCGGCACGCCACGTGTTCTGA
- a CDS encoding acyl-CoA dehydrogenase, with protein sequence MGSPPFLLDPTYEEIRAAVREFAQRELAPRAAAYDESGEFPWENVRRLAEHGYLGMMIPEAYGGGGMDTLAHAICLEEVARACAATAVVMDVHNSLVGELINRWAGEAMKARWLPVLARAEQLGAFCLTEPDAGSDAAALKTTAVRDGEHYVLNGRKTFISNGGVAGLYVVFAVTDPAAGSRGISAFLVEKGTPGLSFGKPFKKMGIRASATTDVILEQVRVPAENLIGREGQGYKIALATLDNGRVGIGAQAVGIAQAALDRAVAYAGQRRQFGRPIGSFQGIQFKLADMATQVEAARLLVYRAAVLYDESVRTGRRASKEIAMAKLFASEVAMKVTTEAVQIHGGYGYLQDFEVERLMRDAKITQIYEGTSEVQRMVIARALLAEAGQAVEALA encoded by the coding sequence ATGGGGAGCCCTCCTTTTCTGCTGGATCCGACCTATGAGGAGATCCGCGCTGCGGTGCGGGAGTTCGCCCAGCGCGAGCTGGCGCCCAGGGCCGCGGCCTACGACGAGTCCGGCGAGTTTCCGTGGGAAAACGTGCGCCGGCTGGCGGAGCATGGTTATCTCGGCATGATGATCCCCGAGGCCTACGGGGGCGGGGGCATGGACACCCTGGCCCACGCCATCTGCCTGGAGGAGGTGGCGCGGGCCTGTGCGGCGACGGCCGTGGTGATGGACGTCCACAACAGCCTGGTGGGCGAGCTGATCAACCGCTGGGCCGGCGAGGCGATGAAGGCCCGCTGGCTGCCCGTCCTGGCCCGGGCCGAACAGCTGGGCGCCTTCTGCCTGACGGAGCCCGACGCGGGTTCGGACGCGGCTGCCCTCAAGACCACGGCGGTCCGGGACGGGGAGCACTACGTGCTGAACGGGCGCAAGACCTTCATCTCCAACGGCGGCGTGGCGGGCCTCTACGTGGTCTTTGCCGTCACCGACCCGGCGGCCGGCTCCCGGGGCATCAGCGCCTTCCTGGTGGAGAAGGGCACGCCCGGCCTCTCCTTCGGCAAGCCTTTCAAGAAGATGGGCATCCGCGCCTCGGCCACCACCGACGTGATCCTGGAGCAGGTCCGGGTGCCCGCCGAGAACCTGATCGGCCGCGAGGGGCAGGGGTACAAGATCGCCCTGGCCACCCTGGACAACGGCCGGGTGGGCATCGGCGCCCAGGCGGTGGGCATCGCCCAGGCGGCCCTGGACCGGGCGGTGGCCTACGCCGGCCAGCGGCGCCAGTTCGGACGTCCCATCGGCAGCTTCCAGGGCATCCAGTTCAAGCTGGCCGACATGGCGACCCAGGTGGAGGCGGCCCGGCTGCTGGTCTACCGGGCAGCCGTGCTCTACGACGAGAGCGTGCGCACGGGCCGGCGGGCCAGCAAGGAGATCGCCATGGCGAAGCTGTTTGCCTCGGAGGTGGCCATGAAGGTGACCACCGAGGCGGTCCAGATCCACGGCGGTTACGGTTACCTCCAGGATTTCGAGGTCGAGCGCCTGATGCGGGACGCCAAGATCACCCAGATCTACGAGGGAACCTCCGAGGTCCAGCGCATGGTCATCGCCCGGGCCCTCCTGGCGGAAGCGGGCCAGGCGGTGGAAGCTCTGGCATGA
- the meaB gene encoding methylmalonyl Co-A mutase-associated GTPase MeaB, with the protein MSRAARPDQLAEGVLAGDRRALARAITWVENRHPGADELLRRVYPRTGRAHVVGLTGAPGVGKSTLAAALARQLRDTGQRVGLVAVDPSSPFTGGALLGDRIRFSHGPVDDGVFFRSLASRGQVGGLSRATGDVIHLLDAAGMDTVLVETVGAGQSEVEIMRYAHTVVVVLAPGLGDDVQAAKAGILEVGDILVVNKADQPGAARTVQELSQMLDLGAPRDPGWRPPVLEAVAAAGTGVDELVRTLRRHREHLESTAAGALRHRWQAEEALRQQVLARLWERLKAGGRWDELARAVAGRQLSPGEAAERLLAFLRQDPARPGPASSGATPDAIRFHGT; encoded by the coding sequence GTGAGCCGGGCGGCCCGGCCCGATCAGCTGGCCGAGGGAGTGCTGGCGGGGGACCGGCGCGCCCTGGCCCGGGCCATCACCTGGGTCGAGAACCGCCACCCCGGCGCCGACGAGTTGCTGCGGCGGGTCTATCCCCGTACGGGCCGGGCCCATGTGGTGGGCCTGACGGGCGCGCCAGGGGTGGGGAAGAGCACCCTGGCCGCCGCCCTGGCGCGGCAGCTGCGGGACACCGGCCAGCGGGTGGGGCTGGTGGCGGTCGATCCCTCCAGCCCTTTCACCGGCGGCGCCCTGCTGGGCGACCGCATCCGCTTCAGCCACGGGCCCGTGGATGACGGCGTGTTCTTCCGCAGCCTGGCATCCCGGGGGCAGGTGGGGGGCCTCTCCCGGGCCACGGGAGACGTCATCCACCTGCTGGATGCCGCCGGCATGGACACGGTGCTGGTGGAGACGGTGGGAGCCGGCCAGTCGGAAGTGGAGATCATGCGCTACGCCCACACGGTGGTGGTGGTGCTGGCCCCTGGCCTGGGGGACGATGTCCAGGCCGCCAAGGCCGGCATCCTGGAGGTGGGCGACATCCTGGTGGTCAACAAGGCGGACCAGCCCGGCGCGGCCCGGACGGTGCAGGAGTTGAGCCAGATGCTGGACCTGGGAGCGCCCCGGGATCCCGGGTGGAGACCGCCGGTGCTGGAGGCGGTGGCGGCCGCCGGGACGGGCGTGGACGAGCTGGTCCGGACCCTGCGGCGGCACCGGGAACACCTGGAAAGCACGGCAGCCGGCGCCCTGCGCCATCGCTGGCAGGCGGAAGAAGCGCTGCGGCAGCAGGTGCTGGCCCGGCTGTGGGAGCGCCTCAAGGCCGGCGGCCGCTGGGACGAGCTGGCCCGCGCCGTGGCCGGGCGGCAGCTGAGCCCGGGGGAGGCCGCGGAACGGCTGCTGGCATTCCTCCGCCAGGATCCGGCCCGCCCGGGGCCGGCATCCTCGGGAGCGACACCCGACGCCATTCGGTTCCACGGCACCTGA
- a CDS encoding cobalamin B12-binding domain-containing protein, protein METTPVTVNEAPGAHGPIRVLVAKPGMDRHDRGAKVIARAYRDAGMEVIYTGLHQSPAQIARAALEEDVDVVALSILSGAHNTLIPRVCQALRDVGRDDVVVLVGGVIPAEDVPRLLEAGVERVFGPGSSTEEIVAFTRDAVARRRGETV, encoded by the coding sequence ATGGAAACCACACCGGTGACGGTGAACGAGGCGCCGGGCGCCCACGGCCCCATCCGCGTGCTGGTGGCCAAGCCCGGCATGGACCGCCACGACCGGGGTGCCAAGGTGATCGCCCGGGCGTACCGGGACGCGGGGATGGAGGTCATCTATACCGGCCTCCACCAGTCGCCGGCGCAGATCGCCCGGGCGGCGCTGGAAGAAGACGTGGATGTGGTGGCGCTGAGCATCCTTTCCGGCGCCCACAACACCCTGATCCCCCGGGTCTGCCAGGCCCTGCGGGACGTGGGGCGGGATGACGTGGTGGTGCTGGTGGGCGGGGTGATCCCCGCCGAGGACGTGCCCCGGCTGCTGGAGGCCGGCGTGGAGCGGGTTTTCGGTCCGGGTTCCAGCACCGAGGAGATCGTGGCCTTCACCCGGGACGCCGTGGCCCGCCGACGGGGGGAGACCGTGTGA
- a CDS encoding TetR/AcrR family transcriptional regulator, whose product MSPARDGGARVRGIPSQVQQDAAPGAGAAGRIRRAAAGLFREQGYHATGLRQVAAAAGVAVGTVYAHFPDKPSLLRAVLEEQATRLGRQLARVHLTPGLPAGERWAAFRQVLAEALPWLACEAEAAVETQAAGRAAGRGTAGAGDLPAFWPVTALLVQGLARLLEEGARRGEARLLQEGGAPGPGAEPCGPGTGEPGRPEPPVPGGGGLPAAPLRGAGSLRPGRPGTGGGTVAQGGAAATATARAVVAAAVGLWQAGCAGDLDWLWYGLGRPPAGEPAAAGPRVPVSFPSGPGEGPSNPWA is encoded by the coding sequence ATGAGCCCGGCCAGAGACGGCGGCGCCCGGGTCCGGGGGATCCCTTCACAGGTGCAGCAGGACGCCGCCCCGGGGGCCGGTGCCGCCGGCCGCATCCGGCGGGCGGCGGCCGGCCTGTTCCGGGAGCAGGGCTACCACGCCACGGGCCTGCGCCAGGTGGCGGCGGCCGCCGGGGTGGCCGTGGGCACGGTGTACGCCCACTTTCCGGACAAGCCTTCCCTGCTGCGGGCCGTTCTGGAGGAACAGGCCACCCGCCTGGGGCGCCAGCTGGCACGGGTCCACCTGACCCCGGGCCTTCCCGCCGGAGAGCGCTGGGCGGCCTTCCGGCAGGTGCTGGCTGAGGCCCTGCCCTGGCTGGCCTGCGAGGCGGAAGCTGCCGTCGAAACCCAGGCCGCCGGCCGCGCAGCGGGCCGGGGGACGGCCGGCGCCGGGGACCTGCCGGCTTTTTGGCCGGTGACGGCCCTTCTGGTCCAGGGACTGGCCCGCTTGCTGGAAGAGGGCGCCCGGCGCGGTGAGGCGCGGCTGCTGCAGGAAGGTGGGGCGCCCGGTCCCGGAGCCGAACCGTGCGGACCCGGGACCGGAGAGCCCGGCAGGCCTGAACCGCCCGTCCCGGGCGGCGGCGGACTCCCAGCCGCTCCTTTGCGGGGGGCCGGGAGCCTGCGGCCGGGCCGGCCGGGTACAGGGGGCGGCACCGTCGCCCAGGGTGGGGCTGCCGCCACGGCGACGGCCCGAGCGGTCGTGGCTGCAGCGGTCGGGCTCTGGCAGGCGGGCTGTGCCGGGGACCTGGACTGGCTCTGGTACGGGCTGGGACGGCCTCCGGCGGGGGAGCCGGCGGCCGCCGGACCTAGAGTCCCCGTGTCATTCCCGTCAGGACCTGGTGAAGGACCCAGTAATCCGTGGGCGTGA
- a CDS encoding helix-turn-helix domain-containing protein: MEVGKRIRDLRRQRGISLRDLARRSGVSKAYLSQLENDPARKPSVDVVLRIAAALQVDLAELVGPATGGGAAGEQAPGAGGAPPGEPDSPLRWEGAARAEVAAAGDRALAPLSPAPGSAGAPPATGPRASRQTSEFAPGPPEGGPRIPEGTPIPEGSPPALDQLPWALRVFWQEHPEVPEEEIRSLATITWKGRRPFTPTDYWVLHQVLTGMTRGL, translated from the coding sequence GTGGAGGTTGGCAAGCGGATCCGGGATCTGCGCCGGCAACGCGGGATCAGCCTGCGCGACCTGGCACGCCGCTCCGGGGTGTCCAAGGCCTACCTGTCCCAGCTGGAGAACGATCCTGCCCGCAAGCCTTCCGTCGACGTGGTACTGCGCATCGCCGCCGCCCTTCAGGTGGATCTGGCGGAACTGGTAGGACCCGCCACCGGTGGCGGTGCCGCCGGTGAGCAGGCGCCCGGGGCTGGAGGCGCCCCTCCGGGCGAACCCGACTCCCCGCTGCGGTGGGAAGGGGCGGCCCGTGCAGAAGTGGCGGCGGCCGGGGACCGCGCCCTGGCACCGCTTTCCCCGGCTCCGGGTTCGGCCGGTGCGCCGCCCGCTACCGGACCCCGTGCATCGCGGCAAACCTCCGAGTTCGCGCCCGGCCCCCCGGAGGGCGGCCCCAGGATCCCGGAGGGAACCCCGATACCGGAGGGATCCCCGCCGGCCCTGGATCAGCTTCCCTGGGCGCTGCGGGTCTTCTGGCAGGAACACCCCGAGGTGCCTGAGGAAGAAATCCGGTCCCTGGCCACCATCACCTGGAAAGGCAGGCGCCCCTTCACGCCCACGGATTACTGGGTCCTTCACCAGGTCCTGACGGGAATGACACGGGGACTCTAG